Genomic segment of Halarchaeum grantii:
ACCAATCTTACAAGAGACACTCGCTACCGCTACACAACCGAGGTGTGAGGCTTAACTAAAGACGGATGACCCTGCATACGGGCAGCGGGACGAACACGGACGCCGACCTCTACTGGAACCGTGGCTCGGCCGTCTGGAACGATGGCGGCGACACCATCATCGTCACAACCGATACCGGCACCGAAGCCGCTCGCACCACATACGAATGATCGACGATGGCACCTACACGGCAGTCCTCGATCGCTTCGAGGGCGAGCAGGCCGTCCTTGTCCTCGAACAGGACGGCCAGGATGTCACTGACTATCCAGTCCCAGCCGAGCGGCTCCCCGAGGCAGGCCGACAACAAGACGCAGTGTTCGACGTCGCCATTGAAGGCGGCGACCTCGTCGACATCACGTACGACCCCGGGGAGACGAAGTCCCGCCGTGAGTCCGCACAGCAACGCTTCGACCGTCTCTCGAAGCGACCACCGAAACGCGACGAGTAACAGCCATATCGCGTTCGTGGAGTCCACCGATAGCGACACACCACCCACTTGCCGATGACTTCGACGCCGATACTTGAAAAGTGAAGACGAAGATACGAGGAGTGTGACGCGATACCCTGATCGCCGTCGCGACGAGGACGTATTTCGGCCCAGAGGCGAAGCAACCCGAGAACCAGATCACGTCCTCCAAGACGAGAAGCCACACGACCAATTAGCAAGTACCGGTTATCCCGAGCCGGGAGAAGCATCGTCGGCGTGTCTCGAGTGTGTCCAGTCTGTACCACCGACGAGTGAGCGATGTGCGTCGTGTCGCCGTGAACACGCGGCGTCGAAGACACCGACTCAGGACGAAGGCGAACCAGAGCGGGAGTTCCTCCACCTCGTCTTCACGCTCGTCCGAGCACGAACGGAGTACGCAGCGCTCGCGAAGGGGACAGCCGCCCACTCACTCCTCGTCAAGAAGGGCGACACCGCGATCCACGAGTGCGAACTCGTCGCCGATGGTGATGGCTCGCCGTCGCGAACGCTCACCAACCACTGGGGCAGCCTTCCCGACGTCGTCCAGGTGGAGAGTGACGTCGGCGAACGCCTGCTTCACCAAGCGTGTGGCCGCACACAGTGGAAGGACGACGCGGGCTGGGGCGGGCATGCGACGTACCTCTACGACCATGCCGGGGACGCAATCGACTCGCGGCAGCGACTCAGCACAGTGCGTGAGCAAGCAGAGGATGCTCTCTGGCTCGTTCCTGCACTCGCACTCCAACAGCCGTCGCGTCCCGATGATGCAGGGCAGCAGTCGGCCGCAACCCCAACACGGGAGACGCTGATGTGTCGACGCTGCGAGCGGGAAACCACCCATCGTTTCCGCGGCGCCGAAACCGGTCCAACCGACAAATGGGCCGGGCAGCCGATTTGGGACTGTCGAGTCTGTGGGACATCACGCCACGGCCCGAACCCATCGTAACCCGGAGCGCAGATCGGCCGATGCGGTTTGATCCCTTAGACATTGTGTGGATACCTGTGGATTAACCAGTGGGGAGTGACAAAGGATAGTAATGACTGAGACGTTTCTGACTGGAGATGAGGAATCTATTGATGAGCAAGGCCTCATCGCGGACGCTAGAGAGGACGTGTGTATTCTCCATATAGAAGACGATCAAAGCTTCTCCGAACTCGTCGCAACGTTTCTCCAGCGCGAACGCGACTACTTCACAGTCAAGACCGAAAACGACCCCCAAGGTGGACTCAGCCGACTCGAAGAAGACGACGTGGACTGCGTGATCAGCGACTACGATATGCCGGGGATGAATGGCTTAGACGTCCTCAAACGGGTCCGAGAGAAGCATCCGGATATGCCGTTCATCCTGTTCACCGGTAAGGGTAGCGAGGAAATTGCCAGCGAAGCAATATCGAAGGGCGTCACCGAGTACTTGCAGAAGGGCGGCGGGACGGAACAGTACGAGGTCCTGGCCAACCGCATTGAACAAGCCGTGGCACGGAATCGGGCGGAGAAACAAGTGACACGAGGGTTCCAGGCTATTGAAGCGGCACACGACGGTATCAGCCTCCTCGACGAAGACGGACAGTTCATCTACGTCAACGAGGCATACGCCGATATCACCGGGTATGACCGCGAGGAACTACTTGGCAAACATTGGGATCTCCTCTACCCGGAGAACGAACTCGACAGGGTCAATAAGGAGATGCTCCCCGAGGCCCGAGCGGATGAGTGGAAAGGGCGGACAATCTACACCCGAAAAGATGGCGACCCAGTCAAGGTCAACCACCGACTTGCCTACACGGAAGACGACACACTGATTTGCACAATCGCCGACATCCCAGAAGCTGAAGGGATACGAGAGGAGCTGTCGCTGAAGGAGCGCGCGATGGATGAAGCACCGATCGGGATAGTCATTACGGACCCTAGTCAGGAAGATAATCCAATCATCTACGCGAACGACGGATTTGTTGCGCTGACCGGATACTCGCGGGATGAAGTCATCGGGCAAAACTGTCGGTTACTGCAGGGGGAGGAAACACGAGAGGAGCAGAAAGCGGAGATGCGAGAAGCCATTGATGACGCGGAGCCAGTCACCGTCGAACTGCGAAACTATCGGAACAACGGCGAGTTATTCTGGAACCGCGTCAGCATCGCGCCACTTCTCGGCGAGAACGAAGAGCTAGACTATTTCGTCGGGTTTCAGCAAGACGTGACTGAACGCCGTGCGGTACAAGAGCGGAACGAGGAATGGATTCAGACGATCCAGGAGCTCGGAGGGGTACTGGCGCATGACGTACAGACCCCACTCGATGTAATCCGGGGCCGACTGGAATTAGCGCGGGACACAGGTGACGTCGAACACCTCGAGGACGCAGAAGCGGCCCTTGATCGAGTGGAAGTTCTGACTGAGGATCTGGCAGAGGTGATGCAAACCGGAGAGTTAGTAAATGAGAAGACGTCCGTCGACGTGTCCAGGTTGGTCAGGCATATATGGCGTACATTGGATGTAGGCGATGCGTCACTCGAAGTGGATACCGACATCCCCGAAGTGTATGCCGACGAGAAGGCGTTGCGGAGGATGTGTGAGAATCTGCTCGGGAATTCGTTGGAGCATGGCGAGGAGGACGTAACGGTTCATGTTGGAAGACTAGACGAGGAGCCGGGGTTTTACGTCGAAGATGACGGCCCTGGAATTCCACAAGAGGATCGGGAAGATGTGTTTATGCCGGGGTTCACGACGAAGGAAGATGGCACTGGATTCGGAATGGTGAGTGTGGCGCAAATCGTTGCAGCACACGGCTGGCAGATTCGGATACGGGACGGGATCGACGGCGGGACTCGGTTCGAAATATTCGCGACCACGATGTGAGACACTCCACGCTGAGTTAGGTCAGTACCTACCGCTCACCGCCGACACGCAGCGATGGCACGCTGTGGGAGACACACCGTGTAGAAGTGCGAGGCCGACTTCGTTCAGCGGAACCAGTGGTGTGGAACAGCCGTAACTGAGTATGCGTACATACTGCCGAAAGTGTATCCGGGAATCTCACTCAGCCTCACGGATGGTTTCTATCGCACGCTGGCGCTTTTCCACGATCTCATGGACGCGGTCTTTCTTATCCTCGATATCCTGTTGGTCACATATCCAGTACAGGTCAGTGTAAAACGCCACGAGTGCCTCGACTTCCTCGCCTGAGAGGTGGCCAATGTCATCGGCGTTACTCTCGTAGACAACCGGTTTTTCGACCGTCTGAGTGAGTGTTTCGTAGTCGCCGCTCTCGGCCATCTCGTCGATGTACGACAGTGCAGAGAGTTCCGTTCTGAATGCGCGACGGAGATGAGCGAGTGCTGCGTGGCGGCGACGCCAGAACAGAAAGTACGATCCTGCGATTGTCGCGACTGCCCCAATAATACTTCCCAGGACCAGTCCGACGATTGCTCCCGCCATACCCAATTTCCTCACGTCCGCAGGAAAGACGTGATGGCTTCCATCTACTCCTGACAATTTGTTCGCACGCTCTATCTCACGCTCACCGCCACCCTTCAGGAGTGCGACGACGGCGAGACACTCCAGATGTCGAGTGTAAATTGCCCAACCGCGCGAGAGATAGCCTGTATTCTGCGGTAGTCTCTGAGATGTTTATCACGCGGAGAGCGGCGACGCGCGCCCGAGGGGCGTGCGTCGGACTCGATGATGCACATGCTCATCTACGCGCTGGTAGAGGCATCGACGCGCGACGAAGCACTGGCGACAGGCACATCTGCGTTCGACCGACTGGTCGGCGTCGCCCCAGACGCCGACGCCGTGTTCGACTACTACGTGACGTTCGACGAGACGGACGTCACCGGGGCGGGCCAAGCGCGGTGGGGTGAGCGGCCGGCCGCGGCGCCGATCGAGTCGGACGCCGGCGAAGACCTCCTCGAGGCTGGCTGGGAGGCGACCATCAAGGCGTTCGAACAGAACCTCGCGGCTGTTCGCGAGGGCCTGGACGAACTCAACGACGAGGCGATCATGCACGATGAGGACCTCGTCCGGCATGCCTGCCACAACCTTGGCGCCTATCGCGGGCCCTCAATCGTCCTCTACGACGAACACGGACAGGGGATCCGCGACCGGGAGCGGCTCGACAGGATTCTCGACGGCGTCGAGTCGTGCTGGATCGTCCCCGCCGACGTCCACTACTGACGATGGCGGGCTACACGACTCGTCGACGGCCGCCGTGGCAGAAGCCGATCCCGAAAACCGCCTTCGGCTACTGTACGAGCTGTCAGGCGGTGCCGGCGGACCCGGTCTACGCCGCACGTGGCGATCAGCGCTGTGCGGACTGCTACTTTGAGGACGAACTCACTGAGACGAGCGACGCGTAGACACCCCGTGTGCAAAGTGTAAATATCCACCTAGATGGCGCTTTACGCGCTCTTAGGCAGTATTAGGAATTCGACTGATGGCGTGTTAACCAACAATTGGCAGTAGGGTCGGGACTGTGTTGGTTAAACTGGCCGAGCCGCGACCGCCGTCGTGTTTGTCGCCCCCGAGAGGGGTGCGGGAGTGCCTGAGTGGTGCTCTCGAACCGAACGATGAGTGGAACCTTCGACGACCACGCGACGGCACAGACCACACACCACCAGGGCGAGATTCGTTACATTGGCTCCCGGGAGCAGGGCGAGACGGTCGTGACGACGCACCCCGGTGGGCAGCGCCTCGCACCGGAGCGCAGCCTCCGAATTGCCCGGCATAGTCCGAGCGGATTCGCCGTCGGCTATCGCGGCAGCGGCCCGGCACAGCTCGCACTCGCCGTCCTCCTCGACTACACGGACAACGCCGCGCTCGCCCGCGAACACTATCAGACGTTCAAAGATGAGGTCGTCAGCCAACTCGAGTACGGTGCCGATGGCACCTGGACGCTCACCGACGCCGATATCGAGCACGTCCTCCCCGACGACGTCGCACCAACTGCCTAACCACCTCCACTGACAATGTCCGATACGACTAATTCTTCGAGCGATGCGACCGCCGACCAGCCGACCGAAACCCAGCACGTCGAACGCACCGACGTCGGCGTCTCAATCACCGTTCAACTCAAACGTGGCTCCGGAACGCGCGACGAAGACAAAATCAAGGGCAAAGTGAAAGCCGAGACGCTCGCCGACGCCCAAGAGGACATGGACGTCCTTCGGGAGTATCTGCATCGGATCGCTGAGGATGCACGACAGATCCAACCAGAAGTCAGGGACGACTAAGGGCGAGCGTCAAGGACTCCGGTAGCGTTTGTCGTCGCCGCGAGCGGGTGAGGCGTACATTCATGCCTGGCCAAAAGAGCGACGACGCGAGTGTTCTGACGCCCGAACAGCGACTCACACCGGAGAATCTCGACGTCCTCCGCGCGTGCATCGTGACGATTCCCGATATCGAGACCGCCCGAGCGTGTGTCGCCTACGAGAACGCGCATCAGAATCGTGAACCGATCCTTCGGCGGCTCGCACAGAGAG
This window contains:
- a CDS encoding DUF7389 domain-containing protein — translated: MSDTTNSSSDATADQPTETQHVERTDVGVSITVQLKRGSGTRDEDKIKGKVKAETLADAQEDMDVLREYLHRIAEDARQIQPEVRDD
- a CDS encoding DUF3006 domain-containing protein, coding for MIDDGTYTAVLDRFEGEQAVLVLEQDGQDVTDYPVPAERLPEAGRQQDAVFDVAIEGGDLVDITYDPGETKSRRESAQQRFDRLSKRPPKRDE
- a CDS encoding PAS domain-containing protein; translated protein: MTETFLTGDEESIDEQGLIADAREDVCILHIEDDQSFSELVATFLQRERDYFTVKTENDPQGGLSRLEEDDVDCVISDYDMPGMNGLDVLKRVREKHPDMPFILFTGKGSEEIASEAISKGVTEYLQKGGGTEQYEVLANRIEQAVARNRAEKQVTRGFQAIEAAHDGISLLDEDGQFIYVNEAYADITGYDREELLGKHWDLLYPENELDRVNKEMLPEARADEWKGRTIYTRKDGDPVKVNHRLAYTEDDTLICTIADIPEAEGIREELSLKERAMDEAPIGIVITDPSQEDNPIIYANDGFVALTGYSRDEVIGQNCRLLQGEETREEQKAEMREAIDDAEPVTVELRNYRNNGELFWNRVSIAPLLGENEELDYFVGFQQDVTERRAVQERNEEWIQTIQELGGVLAHDVQTPLDVIRGRLELARDTGDVEHLEDAEAALDRVEVLTEDLAEVMQTGELVNEKTSVDVSRLVRHIWRTLDVGDASLEVDTDIPEVYADEKALRRMCENLLGNSLEHGEEDVTVHVGRLDEEPGFYVEDDGPGIPQEDREDVFMPGFTTKEDGTGFGMVSVAQIVAAHGWQIRIRDGIDGGTRFEIFATTM
- a CDS encoding DUF6166 domain-containing protein, which produces MSGTFDDHATAQTTHHQGEIRYIGSREQGETVVTTHPGGQRLAPERSLRIARHSPSGFAVGYRGSGPAQLALAVLLDYTDNAALAREHYQTFKDEVVSQLEYGADGTWTLTDADIEHVLPDDVAPTA